Proteins encoded in a region of the Agromyces protaetiae genome:
- a CDS encoding ABC transporter permease — translation MNRRWFRIVGGALIPIALLAAWQYVSTSGLVALSMLPSPEMVWLAAVDLAERGLLGLYVAISTQRVFLGFAFGAVIGLAVGAVVGLSKLGDILLSPTLGGIRAVPSLAWVPLLILWFGIGEDSKVILIAIGAFFPVYTIVASSLRHVDRHLLEAGRAFGLRGFRLFGAVQLPAVVPSVVSALRLALAQAWLFLVAAELIASSMGLGFLLNDSGQNGRIDRIFLAIITLAVLGKLSDALIGLFERWAIKRWA, via the coding sequence GTGAACCGGCGCTGGTTCCGAATCGTGGGCGGCGCGCTCATCCCGATCGCACTGCTCGCGGCGTGGCAGTACGTCTCGACGAGCGGCCTCGTGGCGCTGTCGATGCTGCCGAGCCCCGAGATGGTGTGGCTCGCGGCCGTCGACCTGGCCGAACGCGGCCTGCTCGGCCTGTACGTCGCGATCTCGACCCAGCGCGTGTTCCTCGGCTTCGCATTCGGCGCGGTGATCGGGCTCGCGGTCGGCGCGGTCGTCGGGCTGTCGAAGCTCGGTGACATCCTGCTCTCGCCGACGCTCGGCGGGATCCGAGCGGTGCCGTCGCTCGCCTGGGTGCCGCTGCTCATCCTGTGGTTCGGCATCGGCGAGGACTCGAAGGTCATCCTGATCGCGATCGGGGCGTTCTTCCCCGTCTACACGATCGTCGCGTCGTCGTTGCGGCACGTCGACCGGCACCTGCTCGAGGCCGGCCGGGCGTTCGGGTTGCGGGGGTTCCGGCTGTTCGGGGCGGTGCAGCTGCCCGCGGTCGTGCCATCGGTGGTGTCGGCGCTCCGGCTCGCGCTCGCCCAGGCGTGGCTCTTCCTCGTGGCGGCCGAGCTCATCGCGAGCTCGATGGGCCTCGGATTCCTGCTCAACGACTCCGGGCAGAACGGCCGGATCGACCGCATCTTCCTCGCGATCATCACGCTCGCCGTGCTCGGCAAGCTCTCCGACGCGCTCATCGGCCTGTTCGAACGCTGGGCGATCAAGCGCTGGGCGTAG